A stretch of the Candidatus Berkelbacteria bacterium genome encodes the following:
- a CDS encoding superoxide dismutase — translation MSYTLPQLGYAYDALEPVIDAQTMEIHHKKHHQAYIDKLNTVLKSQADLGEYNINALMSQLESIPEEIRMLVRNHGGGHANHSFFWEIMCPLRDRDEMAEKQAKQMLAKVLEENFDSLEKFQAQFTEAALNRFGSGWTWLMVNSLGDLEIASTPNQDNPWMEGKTPILGLDVWEHAYYLKYQNRRADYIEAWWQAVNWPKAVEFLKLAQK, via the coding sequence ATGTCTTATACATTACCTCAATTAGGGTACGCCTACGACGCGCTTGAGCCGGTGATCGACGCCCAGACCATGGAAATTCATCATAAAAAGCATCATCAAGCCTATATCGATAAACTCAATACTGTTCTCAAAAGCCAGGCTGATCTTGGTGAATACAACATTAATGCGCTGATGAGTCAGCTCGAATCGATTCCTGAAGAAATACGAATGCTTGTTCGCAATCATGGCGGCGGTCATGCCAATCACTCATTTTTTTGGGAGATAATGTGCCCACTTCGTGACCGCGACGAGATGGCAGAAAAACAAGCCAAACAGATGCTTGCCAAAGTCTTAGAAGAAAATTTTGATAGTCTTGAAAAATTTCAAGCACAATTCACAGAAGCGGCGCTCAATCGTTTTGGTTCAGGTTGGACATGGCTCATGGTTAACAGTTTGGGCGATCTCGAGATCGCATCGACGCCAAATCAGGATAATCCCTGGATGGAGGGCAAGACACCGATTCTCGGTTTGGATGTTTGGGAGCATGCCTATTACTTAAAATATCAAAATCGTCGGGCTGACTATATCGAAGCCTGGTGGCAAGCAGTTAACTGGCCTAAGGCGGTCGAGTTTCTGAAATTAGCCCAGAAGTAA
- the radA gene encoding DNA repair protein RadA, whose amino-acid sequence MAKTATSVFVCTECGSETAQWVGRCGACGTWNSVRVMRGLLSRSQVHHVEHNLGSIDLTPLANAKLKAAPERRRSLQEVDRVLGGGLMPGSAILLAGEPGVGKSTLLLEIAKCVAVQGEVRYISGEESVFQVSDRARRLQALASQLVAISLTNVDQIIEIMRQTPRPGLVMIDSIQTVYDPQFPSTPGSLVQVRECALKLVAEIKLLNIPLILTSHVTKEGTLAGPRALEHLVDVVLYLEGERTHALRMLRGVKNRYGPTDEIGVFQMKESGLEAVENPSARFLADRAENTSGSVVAPIIEGTRPFLVEVQSLATKTTFGYPKRRALGVETNRLELILAVLETRVGLCLAEYDIFVNLVGGFRVTEPAVDLAIAMAVASAVTNLPLDPHLAVYGEIGLSGEIRPVTFALRRKKEMERLGFHPLTGKRLVDILNQVLPGWQKIKGRG is encoded by the coding sequence ATGGCAAAAACAGCGACAAGCGTTTTTGTTTGCACCGAATGCGGGAGTGAAACTGCGCAGTGGGTCGGGCGTTGCGGCGCTTGCGGCACTTGGAATAGTGTGCGAGTAATGCGTGGCTTATTGAGCCGATCACAAGTTCATCACGTTGAGCATAATCTTGGGTCAATCGACTTGACTCCGCTTGCGAACGCTAAACTTAAGGCGGCTCCGGAACGAAGGAGATCCTTGCAAGAAGTTGACCGTGTGTTGGGTGGTGGACTAATGCCGGGGAGCGCCATTCTTTTGGCGGGTGAGCCTGGGGTTGGCAAGTCGACACTGCTTCTTGAGATCGCAAAATGCGTCGCAGTTCAGGGCGAGGTGCGGTATATTTCGGGCGAAGAATCGGTTTTTCAAGTGAGTGATCGCGCTCGGCGCCTTCAAGCTCTCGCGTCCCAACTCGTAGCTATATCACTCACGAACGTTGATCAAATAATCGAAATTATGCGCCAAACGCCTCGGCCGGGGCTCGTGATGATCGATTCAATTCAAACCGTCTATGATCCTCAATTTCCTTCCACGCCGGGGAGTTTGGTTCAAGTTCGAGAATGTGCTCTCAAGTTAGTCGCTGAAATTAAACTCCTTAACATCCCACTTATTCTAACGAGTCATGTTACCAAAGAGGGTACCCTGGCGGGGCCGCGCGCGCTTGAACATTTAGTCGATGTCGTACTCTATTTAGAAGGGGAAAGGACACATGCTTTACGCATGTTGCGCGGCGTTAAAAATCGCTACGGCCCAACCGATGAGATCGGTGTTTTTCAGATGAAAGAGTCCGGACTCGAGGCAGTTGAGAACCCATCGGCACGTTTTTTAGCCGATCGCGCCGAGAATACATCTGGGTCAGTAGTTGCGCCAATTATTGAAGGCACGCGACCCTTTTTAGTTGAGGTGCAATCGTTGGCGACAAAAACGACATTTGGTTATCCTAAGCGTCGGGCGCTGGGTGTTGAGACTAATCGACTCGAGCTCATTCTTGCCGTCCTCGAAACCCGTGTCGGTCTGTGTTTAGCTGAATATGATATCTTTGTTAATCTTGTCGGTGGCTTTCGTGTGACCGAGCCCGCCGTTGATTTGGCAATCGCAATGGCCGTGGCTTCCGCCGTTACTAATCTACCGCTTGATCCACATCTCGCTGTTTATGGTGAAATTGGTTTAAGTGGCGAGATTCGCCCAGTAACTTTTGCTCTGCGGCGCAAAAAAGAGATGGAACGGCTTGGCTTTCACCCGCTGACCGGTAAGCGTTTGGTTGATATTTTGAATCAAGTTTTGCCTGGCTGGCAAAAAATCAAGGGCAGGGGATAG